The DNA region CTCGCAAGGCCACTTCGGGGATTCCCGGCGGTTTGCAGAATTTCGTTGAATTGCTGGTTGATTTCGTCGACAAGACGGTCAAGGAAAGCTTTCACGGTCCTCGCGGCTTCATCGGGCCGCTGGCGCTGACGATTTTCGGCGTGGTCTTTTTGTGGAACCTGATGGACCTGGTGCCGGTCGACTACGTCCCGCTGGCCATGTACGTGCTGGGCGTGGACTACTTCCGCATCGTGCCCTCGGCCGACATCAACGCTCCGTTCGGTCTGTCGATCACCGTGCTGGGCCTGATCATTCTTTATGGCATCAAGGGCAAGGGTTTCGGTGGCTTCGGCAAGGAGCTGTTCACCCACCCGTTCGGTGCCAATCCGCTGCTGTGGATTCCCAACCTGGTACTCAATATTGTCGAGCTGGTAGCCAAGACCGTATCGCTGGCCATGCGGCTGTTTGGCAATCTATATGCCGCAGAGCTGATCTTCGTGCTGATCGCCCTGCTGCCCTGGTGGATTCAGTTCATTCCGGGGGGTGGCTGGGCCATCTTCCATATTCTGGTCGTGCCACTGCAGGCCTTCCTGTTCATGACGCTAACGATTGTCTACCTGTCGTTGGCCTATGAGAAACACTAGTTACCGTACCGTCATTGACGATTTCGCTTTTGCATTCAATCACTATTGCTAGGAGACCATCATGGAAGCATCTTCTCTGGAACTGGCCGGTCTGATTGCGCAGGTTCAGGCCAATACCGCGATTGCCGTGGGCCTTATCTTTGTTGCAACGGCCGTCGGCACCGCCATCGGCTTTGCCCTGCTGGGCGGCAAGTTTCTCGAAGGCGCTGCGCGCCAGCCCGAGCTGGCCGGCATGCTGCAGGTCCGCATGTTCATCATTGCCGGTCTGCTTGATGCCCTGTCGATTATCGGCGTGGCGTTTGCCGCCCTGCTGATGTTTGCCAACCCGCTGCTGGGACCGATCCAGGCCGCAATGGGCGGTTGATCCAGTAGTCGAGTTCCGCAACTCGAGTTTTATCAATTAACGGACGCAAGGCGCCACTATGCTACCGAGTATATGGACAATAGTCGGTCAGGCCGGCACGTTTCTGGTCTTTATCTGGGCGGTGATGAAGTTTGTCTGGCCGCCCCTGACCCAGGCAATGGAAGAGCGTCGCCAGAAGATTGCCGAAGGGCTGGCGCATTCCGAAGAGGCTGAACATGCCCTTGAGCGTGCCAATGCCGAGGCTGAGGAGCTGATTCGGGACGCCCGCCGCAAGGCCGGTGAGATTATTGAGCAGGCAAGTCAGCGCGGCAACCAGCTGGTCGAACAGGCCAGGGAAGAAGCCGTTGCCGAACGCGATCGCCAGGTTGCCGCCGCCGAGGCCGAGATTCGTCAGGCGACCAACCAGGCGCGGGAAGCACTGCGCGAACGCCTGGCCGAACTGGCCGTGGTGGGCGCCAACCGGGTCATCGAAAAGGAAATCGATCCCCAGGCTCACCGTGCCATGCTCGACAAACTCGCCACGGAGCTCTAGTGCCATGAGCAATCGGATCACGCTTGCAAGGCCCTATGCACGTGCCGCATTCCAGGCGGCACGTGATGCCGGTGCCCTGACGGAATGGCGACAGTACCTGACGCAGGCGGCCG from Wenzhouxiangella sp. AB-CW3 includes:
- the atpB gene encoding F0F1 ATP synthase subunit A, producing the protein MASGNEQPEAPVEAGGDMGQAAGANAAEASAELGGFAGWWAQTKERAHFVWTEEADAGDFVRHHITNLRLPETHEMDPFVWHVDTMVVSWVLGLFFLGFLYLAARKATSGIPGGLQNFVELLVDFVDKTVKESFHGPRGFIGPLALTIFGVVFLWNLMDLVPVDYVPLAMYVLGVDYFRIVPSADINAPFGLSITVLGLIILYGIKGKGFGGFGKELFTHPFGANPLLWIPNLVLNIVELVAKTVSLAMRLFGNLYAAELIFVLIALLPWWIQFIPGGGWAIFHILVVPLQAFLFMTLTIVYLSLAYEKH
- the atpE gene encoding F0F1 ATP synthase subunit C translates to MAQVQANTAIAVGLIFVATAVGTAIGFALLGGKFLEGAARQPELAGMLQVRMFIIAGLLDALSIIGVAFAALLMFANPLLGPIQAAMGG
- a CDS encoding F0F1 ATP synthase subunit B, with the translated sequence MLPSIWTIVGQAGTFLVFIWAVMKFVWPPLTQAMEERRQKIAEGLAHSEEAEHALERANAEAEELIRDARRKAGEIIEQASQRGNQLVEQAREEAVAERDRQVAAAEAEIRQATNQAREALRERLAELAVVGANRVIEKEIDPQAHRAMLDKLATEL